In the Deltaproteobacteria bacterium GWC2_65_14 genome, CCTGCGGAGCTTCCGCTCCAGGTTCGGCTCGACATACGGTCCCTTCTTTACGGATCGTGCCACGGGTTGCGCCCCTTTTCCGTTATTTCCTGCGCTTCACGATGTAGCGGCCGGTCGTCTTGTTCTTCCGGGTCTTGTACCCCTTGGTGGGCTTTCCCCACGGGGTGCAGGGATGACGTCCCCCCGAGGACTTCCCCTCCCCGCCCCCGAGCGGATGGTCCACCGGGTTCATGGCCACTCCCCGGACCGTGGGCCTCCGGCCGAGCCACCGGTTCCGCCCCGCCTTGCCCAGCGACACCTGCTCGTGGTCCACGTTCCCCACCTGCCCGATCGTGGCCATGCAATCCAGGAACACCAGCCGGACCTCTCCGGAGCCGAGCCGGATCTGCGCGTAGCTCCCTTCCTTCGCGAGGATCTGTGCGACCGCTCCGGCCGACCGGGCCAGCTGGCCCCCTTTCCCCACCTTCAGCTCGATGTTGTGCACGAGGGTTCCGACGGGGATATTCCGGATCGGCATGGCGTTGCCCGGCTTGATGTCCGCGTCGGCCCCGGAGAGCACGGTGTCTCCCACGGAAAGCCCGACGGGGCATAGGATGTACCGCTTCTCGCCGTCCGCATAGTGGAGGAGGGCGATCCGGGCCGAGCGATTGGGATCGTATTCGATCGCCGCCACCTTCGCCGGCACCCCCGGCTTCCCCCGCTTGAAGTCGATCCTCCGGTACTGCCTCTTGTGCCCCCCGCCGCGGTGCCAGATGGTGATCCGGCCCTGGTTGTTCCGCCCGCCCGTCCCGCTCTTCTTCTCGAGAAGGCCCCGTTCCGGCGGCTTTTTCGTGAGGTCCTCGTTCGTGAGGACCGTCTTCGTGCGGACCCCGGGTGAGGTCGGGGTGAACTTCCGGATTCCCATGTCAGCGGCTCCTTGCCTGTCCGGCCATCACACGCCTTCGAAGAATTCGATCTTGTCGCCCGGCTTGAGCACCACGACGGCCTTCTTCCACCCCGGGCGGCGCCCCACGGTCCGACCCCGGCGCTTCGTCTTCCCGGGGACGTTCATCGTCTTTACGTCGACGACTTTCACCTTGAACAGCTTCTCCACCGCCTCCTGGATCTGCTTCTTGTTCGCCCGGGAGTCGACCGCGAAGGAAACCGCGTTCACGATTTCCTTCATGAGGGTGGCCTTCTCCGTGATCAGCGGGCGCTTGAGGATCTCCGTGACGTTCATGTCCCCAGCACCTCGCTGATTTTCTCGAACGCCTGCCTGGATAGGACCAGCTGGTCGTAGGAGAGGATGTCGTACACGTTCAGTCCCTCCACCGGGATCGACTTGTAGGAGGACAGGTTCCGGATCCCGCGGTCGAGGTTTTCCGATCTCCCGTCGGTGACGAGAAGCGCCTCGGACAGCCCCAGCTTCCCGGCCATCTCGAGGAACTCCTTCGTCCGCGGAGCGGAGAGGTCCAGGTCCTCCACGAGCAGCAGCTTGCTCTCTCCGGCCTTCGCGCTCAGCGCGCACCGGAGGGCGGCCTTCATTTCCTTGCGGTTGACCTTCTTCTCGAAGCTTCGCGGGCGGGGCCCGAAGATGACCCCGCCTCCCCGGAGCAGGGGGGATCGGGTGCTGCCCATGCGTGCCCGGCCGGTCCCCTTCTGGCGGAAGGGCTTCTTCCCGCCGCCGGACACCTCCGACCGGATCTTGGTGGAGGCGGTCCCGGCTCGCCTCGCGGCGAGCTGGGCGACAACCACGTGATGCAGGAGGTGGGGCTTCACCGGTGCGCCGAAAACCGCCTCCGGAAGCTCGACCGTCCCCTTCACCCGGCGTTCCTTGTCGTACAGTTCCACGGTTGCCATCTCGCGCTCCCTGGAGCTCAGTTGCTCTTTTTCACGGCGCGGCGCACCA is a window encoding:
- a CDS encoding 50S ribosomal protein L23, coding for MNVTEILKRPLITEKATLMKEIVNAVSFAVDSRANKKQIQEAVEKLFKVKVVDVKTMNVPGKTKRRGRTVGRRPGWKKAVVVLKPGDKIEFFEGV
- a CDS encoding 50S ribosomal protein L2; its protein translation is MGIRKFTPTSPGVRTKTVLTNEDLTKKPPERGLLEKKSGTGGRNNQGRITIWHRGGGHKRQYRRIDFKRGKPGVPAKVAAIEYDPNRSARIALLHYADGEKRYILCPVGLSVGDTVLSGADADIKPGNAMPIRNIPVGTLVHNIELKVGKGGQLARSAGAVAQILAKEGSYAQIRLGSGEVRLVFLDCMATIGQVGNVDHEQVSLGKAGRNRWLGRRPTVRGVAMNPVDHPLGGGEGKSSGGRHPCTPWGKPTKGYKTRKNKTTGRYIVKRRK
- a CDS encoding 50S ribosomal protein L4, with the translated sequence MATVELYDKERRVKGTVELPEAVFGAPVKPHLLHHVVVAQLAARRAGTASTKIRSEVSGGGKKPFRQKGTGRARMGSTRSPLLRGGGVIFGPRPRSFEKKVNRKEMKAALRCALSAKAGESKLLLVEDLDLSAPRTKEFLEMAGKLGLSEALLVTDGRSENLDRGIRNLSSYKSIPVEGLNVYDILSYDQLVLSRQAFEKISEVLGT